AAAGTAAATGTCTCAACAATCACATTCCTAACAATCATATTCCATTAAAATCAACATGAGAAAATACCAAACGCTACCTTAATAAATAAACGTAAAAAGAATTTGATTTAAGTTTCGTCAACCTTAGGGGCAAATGGATATTTCTCAAACTATAAAGGTAAATGTTTTTAATGAAACCTTACCTTAAGGGGGTTTAGTGATTTTTACCCTAATTTGCACTATATTTTTGTACTTATATAGTTgacataaatattatatatatatagaaatataaCATGTATATACTTATTAGGATAAAACATTGACCATAGACAAACATTAGCCTATGAACTAAATACAGACATAATCCAATGATTTCATGCAATCGTAACTCATTAAAACTGGTATCAAATACCATGTGTTGCCATAATTCTCTATTTGCTTTTTATCAATCTGCATTTTCAGTCCAAGCATTGGAGATCAAATATAGAATAGAGTCAGATAATACAAATTTCGGCTAGACCATTACTGCTTTACTCTTTTTCGTTTTCCGGACAATCCAAGTATAGGAGAAAGGTTGTAGGAGTTGTGATTCGAATCTCAAACTAACTGACAATCACCTATTAAAGGTAAGTGTATTAACCAAATGAGCTAAGCTCCGTGTTTTAGTATTAATGTCAAGAAATTCAAGCAGCTGGCTTGGCTATTGCCTAGGAAAAAAAAAAGCCAGGAGCATTATCCTTGTAGGCATACCAAGATTCAAAGAATCAAAAACTGAGGCAAAACAAGAAAGGTAGCTTAATGAAGTAAGCATGGTGTAGAGTTTTACCTCCCCATCTCTTTACATATAATTTTGAAGATAACTATAAACTACTATAGGTTTCATGCTCCCTGCAGATAATGGCATCTACATTGATTGACAAATGGGTTTAATACTGAGAATAAAATGAGCAAGGAGGAGATGAACCAATTTCAGAAACAAACAGAATCTTCGAAAATTACATCCTCTTTCTTTGGCCTAAAATTCTAAAAAGCAGGCAACAAAGCAAGAGGCTAATCGAATTGTTGAATGAGATTCGATGATCATTGGTTTTTAAATATTGCAGTCTCTTTGAAACATTAGGGGCAGGGTATGGTGCCCACAAGAAATGGGAGTCCAATGCAAAAAAACTGCTTCTAGATAAAAGTTATCTGCAATTACTTCTAACTAACCAAGCAAGAACCTGAAAACATCCGTAAGCGACACGACGCCTTCTACACGGTTACTGCCGGCTTCCACAATGACAAGCCGTCGAACACCTGATGGGGAAAATATTATAATGTCATACAGtgatatatattcaaaattatagTACATGATTTATAGGACTTGAAGGCCAATACGTGTCCATATATATTTCAGTGCTACATTTAAAAAAAGACCCATCCATAAAATCATCATCCTTCTTTTTTAAATGGAGtttagaataaataaaaaaatgagagAAAGTCACCAGGGTTTGCCAATTGTTCCATCACTTTAAGCAATGTATCAGTGCGCAAACACATTTGACATCTTTGACTTCTCATCTCATAAGGAGTGTTAGAATCTTGTCCCAATTGCAATGCCTAATGAGTACATAGAGAAGAAAAGTTAGGAAACAAGTTTTCTGCAAAATCAGAAGATAATGGTTTTGAACCAAATAAGATCATCTCAATTTGAGTAGATCTAATGTACGTTACTTAAGAAATGACAAATATTCTTACTTTTCATTTTTGTAAGAAAGTGAAATGGATTCATATAATCAGAGAAAATCTTAACCTTCGCTTGGTAGGGTGGCTAGCCAAAAACATAAAGATAAAATGTTGGAAGAGAAAAGTGAAAAGATAGAATATACATATTTCCATAGGAGTGCAAGATGAAAAAGTTAATATTTACTTTCCATCTATTGCTTGGCAGgttgaaaattgaaaagaaaaaaaacaaaaacttgTATGATTTTAAGCACGGAAAAGGTCAATTTTAAACATGATGGACAATCTTGTAGATATGCAAAAACTTGACTCACTACTCTACCATTTTCTCTCCTCATATGTTCCACTTTCGAATAATTTGTTTtccgaaaaagagagaaaaatggtcatcttctttattttctttcctcTAACTATTCTCTCACACTGAGCAAACTCAAAATGACCCAAACAAGTAATCCAAAAGATCAAACTTAAATTAAGtataattcttttaaaaaaataattgattAAACGCAATACTTACAacctaaattattaattttttttatatttttattatttaatttgtaaCTTGAAATTGTATTATCATTATTTATTGTCATAAAATAGACTTGTCCATGGGTCAGGCTGTGCAGCAGCTCAGCTCCAAAAAAATTTCTAAGCCAAAGGCTTGAATTCGGCCCAGCCCAACAATACATTTTTATAAGCAATTACACTGCAAGATTTTAGTCCAAGACTACAGATAGAAATTAGGGTAAGAAGTCTTAAAATTTCTACCTTTCTAAGGATTATCAGCTTCAAAGCATCCTTGACACATCCAACCTTGTTTTGGTAGCCAAATGCATAAAACAGATACCAGGAAGAAGACAGAACCTTACCTGATAAACGGTCATTTCGTTTAGATTATGCGTATAAGCTCTGCCTTTTGCCAAAGCCGTTATGTCACTGAAAATAAGACAACAAAACTGAGAACAATTACCACCCTCAATCCAAGATCACAGTAAGTTCTGCTAGCGAGAAAGAAAATCAATCGAGAATGACGCCTTACCTCCGACTATATATGTCCAGTAACGAGTCATTGTCATCAACTATAGGTATTGAACTTACTCGAGCTGTGAAGACAAAGGGAAAAACCTTATTATACTACATATAAAACATAAGCACATTATTATCTCTTATCTTTTTAGGTTGAATCTCAAGGTATTAAGCTTAACCTTGTCCACAACTTCAAACAAAACCACAAATATCTTCTCTTTCATACCTTGAACTAGCATATTTAATGCTGAACTAAGAGAAGCAGTAGGTCTCAGCATTGCAAATGGCCGACTGCTGGATTCGCCGATTCTTGGAACCCATGTACCCAGAGGCATTGCATAAATAGGTAATTGCAGTACGGGCAAAGAATCAGAACAATGTTTAAAATACCTGCATAAGCCTAGAAAATCAAATTCCATTGGTTAGGAAAATCATTTACTTCCCAACAAATAAgtaaaaaaacatatatattattaatagaaaaataataaaaggcTCACATTTTAGTATTCCAGAAAGAGAAGCAAGATGTAATAATTGGGGAAATGAACCGTCTTCTGAGGGTGAATGGATAACAGGAACTATAGCTACTCCACTttgcaaaattttcaaagttacatcctTCAAATTATCACATGACCCAGCCTGTATGATCAACAAGGGCCCTCGTAAACACAACTATTAAAAAATATGCTTTTTCTCAAATGGCACAGAACAAGGGAAACAAGAGATGAAGCAGAAAGCCATGAAATTAGAACATATAACAGAAGGGAACCCAAAGAGGCAGCCTtctcaaaacaccaaccaaaagGGAGCATAGCATACAATAAATAGGCATTGGCAACCAAAGATgggaaaaaaagaaaggaaatgatAGGGTGTTCTTTTTCCTAATGAAGACCATTTTACTTGCACACAGTTGTCATATGAGGAGCATGATCATTGATTCTTTTCCATTGTCATTATTACATAGAATAATCATTACTCAAATGGTTATTGATTCATTGTTATCATTAAATAGAACAAGGTTGCCTCGGGAGGAGCATCGCTGCATGGAATTACTCCAACCTTGCCCTAATTCTTTCAACAGTCTCATTATATACTtcaggctgaaattttctttctTGACATGATTGCCAGATAATGTTCCAAGGAGCACTTTACTTATGTTTTGGCCAGCTTTGTTAACTCATAATGAAATGTGCTTTCCATGTCACTAGAATTCTTGCAGCTATATAATTTCCATTCCCAGAATATGACTGTAAACTTGTTTTCTCACTTAATATAATTCTTAAAATGCAGTATAACCGCATTGGTAATTGAGCCAAAACAAGAATCAGGAAAACATAATAGCAGAATAAATATCTAGTTAGGCCGGTCACCATCCATACCTCACACTACACCTAGATGATGTATGCATGTCTATACTAAAACATAAACATACAAACATGAATGGAGAAACAGCTCCGCTCATTTGTACAAACAAACAGAAAATGCATCTGCAtgagcataaaaataacatcttTCGTGATTTATCATCCAAGGCAAATCACCATATTAAACACTAACATAGATGAGATGTTTTGGAATTGGTCTCCCATGCCCATCAACTTGCCGGTTCATGTATGCCTTTCCCTCTTTCCAAGCAGAAATAGTGTGTGTTTCAAGCTCTTCCTCTGTCAGATTTGATCCATGATTTCCAAGCTGCATAATGAAAATTTTTAGCATTAAGAGAAATATACAGGACAGAAGATCCATCTACCAGACTATCTAATATTAATATCCTGAAACTTTCTAGTTATTTGGAATTAGAGTAAAAGGAaaattcttgctaaatttttgaaaacttgatagtACCAAAACATTTATTTCTGCATTGGAAACATACCTCTCTCAGAATCAATATAAAATCCGAAGCACTCAGAACTCCAACAAACTTCCCCTTGCAATTGTCCCAAAGCGGAGCCAAAGCAATACCCTAATAACAGCTAGACTCAGAAATACTATGTATCCAAACTATTAATAAGCAACAAGCAAATATGCATGAATGTTACCAAAAACATACATGATGTCAATATCGAGAGTAACCACATCTATGGCTGCAAAAGGCTCTAAGAAGCATTAGCAAAAGAAAATTACAGAGGTTTctgcttctttctttctttctttatttgtttttctaTGGTGGCTAAGTATAAGGCTATGCAGAACATGTATCTCATCCAGAAAAAAATTCAGGAAGCATTAAATGAAAATAACCATATTCATTCCTCAGACATCCCATAACTGATACCTGCTCAGACAGAATATGAAATGCTTGCTTTACAGGCAAATTAACATCCAAGGCAACAACCTGTAAGGCAAATCTGTCTAAATTAGCAAAGTGGATTAACATGCACTGATCAGAATCAAACATGCAGGGAATGTGTAAATTGTGAAGGAGGGTCAGTAGGAATGCATCCAAACCTTGCCTGACTCGGGGAGTAGCTCATAAGCAGTATGCGCTGCCAAGAATACAGAGATGCGATGACGGCAGGCCTGGACATCCTCTTCTGAAATCCTTGGCATTGCTTGATTCAATGTAACTGCAGAGATTCGATGCTGCATTGCAGAAAGGTATCAAAATCCACTTGCACAAGAAAGTTAAAGGAAATAAAAACGCATTAGTGAATGAAAAATATACAAGGTAATAAAAAGGCATTAGTGAATGAAAAATATACAAGGTAATAAAGAGGCATTAGTGAATGAAAAAGTATACAAGCTGCATGATGAGCATGCATTAAGAACAAAAATGCAGCAAGCACCAATCATATGCAGACTACAGAGTTTGCACAGGCAACTAGATTTGTGACAACTTAAACTAATATAAAAAAAGTCCAAATCATTAGACTCCATTTGGTATTTCTATTGGAACTGCATTTGTCTGCAAATGCAATGTCAAAGTCAAACAAGGTCACATTTTCAGTAAAAAAAGAACCTCAATTGCAATGAGCTGTTAGCAATCACAAAAAGCAACTTCCTACCTGCTTTTGCAATCTACTTTTGCCAGTATTATGAGTTTTCATTTTATACCAATTTTTAAACTCAATCACAAACCTAAACTAGGccttaaaactaaaaatattttCAGTAAGTCATGTACACAATTATGGAATATAACTAGCGCTTACTGTGAGACCGGTATCCACTTCCATGCTATTCAGTACATCCAAACGAGGTTGCACCTGAGCAACCTCTACAGGTACAGGTAAAGCTTCGAAAGTATTAACTATTCCATATTCACCATTCTTGTGAGGTTGCCGTTCATCATGTCGCCATTCACCATCAACGAGAAACTTGTACTGCAAGGGAGAACCAACACAAACCTAAAATACTAGGATTGACACGTTCCATAATAGCTTGACAACAAAGCCATCCTAAACTAAATCTTATCAACAATAGTACTTGACATGCTGAACTGATAAAACTTACCACTAAGCGAAATAGAAATTACCCATAtaatatttctaaaaattttagaatttccagtTCCTATAGAGCAAACTAACTAACCTCATGGCAACCATGCGATACGGCACAAACGGCTTGAAAGACATTGGGGGCACCTTCAACCTGAGACATTGGCACCAACTCGGCCCACCTTAATTTTCAAACCATTAATCATTAATCTAAATACTAATCATAAACCTAAACATTATAGTTTTCATATCAATAACaataacattttttttaaaaaaaaaggtctCACCTATTGAAAGAACCAGAAATGAAGACACTTCTTCCACCATATGGCCATGTAAATTGAATTGGAAACAGCATCATACCGGCAGTGGTTACTCTGCTGGCCTCCCGGACTGAATTCATATCCGAAGCAAACATTTGACAGCTGTATATATAATTCTATAAAAAAAGTTCCTAGCAATCAGTGTTTTTGaaacttttcttttcctttaatcACTGCAGAAAaacttattaaaaaaaaaaaactatcatAAGATCAAAACCTTGGCTTTTTAGTACACGCAAAACCTAACTTTAAAAGATTTTGTattttgaaaaaaagaagaagcgaATTTGACACTCACCAAAACAAACGAATTTGCAAGTCACCAAAACAAtggagacaaaaaaaaaaaaaactttgaatttggtatgACAAATTCAGTTAAATGTCGAATCCCTAAAAATGGAAttggaaaataaaaaagaaaagaaaattacttGAATGTATAGAACATAGGTTTAACGATCGTAGGGTTTTTCCGATATGATCGAAtctgtttttcttttttaataatttctttttaattttgagaACCCTAATTAGAAAATAGATAAATAAGTCTCTGAAAGGGACGTTGAACGGTAATTATCGTCTTTGTGTCggggtaaaataaataataaggaGATTTGGAAGCTGAAGGGCATTTTTTTACCGTGGAGTTTGGGGGTAAGTTAACGGTGTTTTCAACTGTCTAACCTGTAAATTGCTTCGGTTAATGTCTCATGTTTGTTTTTGGGCTGCTAACCACGTGCGGTTACTTGGTAGGACCCATTATTCATAAACACCAATCAAATTtagtacattattattattattattattattattacaagaATATAACACACTTATGATGCTCCGTTAACATACTTATAAAAATGTTATAAGGATAAAATTGAGATGGTAAAATcatcatatttaaatttaatattattttagtttttatataaaagataaaataatattttcaaatttgtatttatgaattttttaatttaacaatTAGACTAAATTCGATTAATAGTGATATTAatcttataaaaatttaaataaaagtacagatataatttttaattttttaaaatattaagaaaataaataatacttAATTTATAATCTATAACTTATATATTAAAACTGTCCCTAAATGGATGAGGGATTGACACCTGGATAGAAATATATGGTTTGAGCTGATGAGTTGTTTACTATTTAATTGAGTTTGGTATCTTTTCATCGTCGGTTCTTTTATGAGTGTTTCTTTTGAGTTTTTGATGTATTGAAaaactttaaaagaaaaatagaaaaattaagttTGCGTTTGATTCAATGAAATTAACttgatttttgaaaaagttttcaatttatgattttttataaaatattttttacgcctaatataaatatatttgttacaaaatattatagtagcatttcttttaataattaaaatttatttgataataaaataatatttcatcataattaatatcatatatatacattcttttggttatcatatataaacttaataataaataatgtttaattaaaacttaatttaaaatgACATGTATTACATATATGAGTGTGGATAGTGACACATTAGAGTTGGAAAAGACAAATAAAGATAAGCATGATTTAAATAGATactcatatttatataattaaaatcttcatattttatactaatatttataaattttaatatatatttattattaatatattaatattttttaagaataccatttaaattttattaattcttTTTCATTAAAAGCTATTCAATAGTATaatgttttaatatattaaaacaaaataaaaatatttataagaaaAGAGACgttgaattttgaaattaagaGGAGAGAGTAAAATGCAAAAAGACATATTTTGGAGTTGAGAAAAACGCATATTTCTGAAACAAATGTGAAATGGGTAGGAAAAAAGGAGAAATAAAAAGAGGTAAAACACGACTATCATGCAACTCATTTGCTTTAGTTTAGAGGACACATGTCTTTTTGCCATCTTTTAGGATTTCATGATTTATTTTCTATTTGATATGTTTGTTTGAAAATAGTAATAGAGAATTGCTCTTCATGTGGGTATTATGGGTTCACTCTActttttattcttcttttttCCTTTCTATTCCATGTATTATGAGCTTTTTtatcctttatttttatttaacttgTGCTTCTTTCTACTCGGGTTTGGTTCTTCTTCTGCTTCATGCTCATATGTCCTGAGTGTCTAGGAATCTAATGGGAAGGGTACATTTAACTTAGACAAAAGCAAGTGCTCTTATGGATACTACCAATAGTTATGGAGCTCTTTATGTTTGTGAGTCCCATAGTTATGAAACTTTTTAAATGAAGCATTATTGCTTTTCATTATTACACATTTTTGTTTTTGTCTTTAATCAATCTCGCAAAGAAAAAGTTCAATCTACCAAAACAAGCTTTACCTATTTGTTACTAGATGCCCAGTAAACCTATAGAACCTTTCGGAATGTCATTCAAGTGGATATAATTTAACTATTCCTCATTGCTTTTTATCTCCATTGTTGCTTGCTTTAATGCAAGTATCTGTCTTTTCTACATCATGTTCTTTCTTTAGGGGTTGTTCATGCAGTGAAAGAAGGTACGAAGCATTGTAAATGCTCTCGTTATATAAATCATCCCTCCTAAAAGTCTATTACTTTTGTTTATTGTTAGATGAAAATACAGTGTGAGTGGTACTTGGTAGTGCCCATTATTATTCATCACtgcaaaaataaagtaaaatttctCATATTGGTAATATTGTGAAACAAAATCTTTGAGTTATTTAACTTTGATGATATTTTGAATAAATAAAAGTGAAAATTAAATCATTGCTATGTGAAAATTGGATTGGATTAAAAATTTATAACCTTTGTAATACGGAGAATCATTCGAGATCGAATTGTTGTTTACCTTGAATACTGAATTTCCATTAGATTAGGTTTTATTGGACTctattactattttatttttgCTATCTTATAATGGTTGATtttaaaggattgaattgtattcAATCACTAATATGTTAGTAAGTCCATATTGATAAATATTTTCAAGGCTTGTATAGTTTATGCAAGAGAACATATTGAGAGAATTTTATTTGTTCATTGTGGAATTAATTGTGCGAGTGTAACGGAAGTGTAAACTTTTAGTGTTTACCATCTAAATTTTTAAGTGAATGATTTGGAGGTGAGTCTTCTACTATTTACgtataaaaataatgaaattactcactaaactaaaaaaattaaactaggaagaatttgttattttatttactcAATTTTTGCAGAGTTATGTCGTAACAATCACTGCAATCAAACATGTATATTTGAGCAGTTGACAACTTAAGGTTACAACATTTACCTTTATACAAATAAGCTTTTGTCTTATGCCTTTATGAGCAGCCAAAAAGAAATCATTGTAAACTTCTATTAAGTGACAGAATATTTAATTGTATTCTATTGATTGACATACAAtttgatttataattttaattgaagtGATGTCATATTGGATGCTTCAATTATGTTTGGGGGTacattttggattttttttttccattaaaAGGTAATATATTCGATTAAAAAAAACTTACAAATATCAGAACAAAGAAACCTCATAAAAGAACCTAAGTATGAACACTGAAACAAAAGGCTTCATCTCCTAAACAACTTAGGAACAAAGTTCAACAAGGAGTAGGAAGTCCATCCTTATCCAAAATGTGGACTAGAAAAGATGGCAAAACTTTCATCCAATTCAAGTTGATCATCCCATTTTTATACCGAGTAGCAACCCAGTCTGCAGCCATATTGGCAAATTTTTTCACAGCCTGCATTCGAACCTATGGCATTTCTTTCAGAACAAATCCAATTTATAAAGAAGAGGCTTCAATTTCCATATTTTCCTTCTGTCTTTTTGCAGTGCTTCCTTAACAACTATTTGTGAATCAGTTTCCAGGATACCTTATTGATACTTTTTTTTCAATATCCAGCTTCTTCCATAAGAAAAGCCATTGCTTCAGCCTTCAGCCATTTAAGGAGAATCAGCATAGAATCTTCTCCCCATCCCACAAACCCTGCTCATTCTTCACGACAATACCAACACCAACCATTCTTTCCTTCTGATCCCAAGCTACATCACAAATAATTTTAAACCAATTTTCCTCATGTTTGCTCCAAGTTACCTCTGCTGGAAAGAATGAAAACCTTTGTTTTTATCTCCTAAAGCCTCTTTACTATTAATGAACTCCTTGGAAGCAGATTTGATCTTGCAAACAACTTTAATGTCAATCTGAGTTCCATTCATGACAACTTTATAGCGCATATTCCATATATACCACATAGTATATATCACTCAAATGCCAATTGTCTCCGTTTCGCCCATTTCTCCAATATCTTGAAATTTTTCAAACAACCAGTCTGCAACAGTTCTAACTTGTTTTCTAAAAATTCTTATTCCAAAGCATGCTTCAAACCAAACCCCTCTAACCCAATCATAGCCAAATAAGATATGTTCTACCGATTCCTTAACTTTATGGCACAGATTACAAATAGGATCAAGCAAACACTTCTTTTCTAAAGACCTACTCTTGAAGGAATAGCATTTGTACAATATTTCCAAACAAAGATTTTATTCTTACTTGGTGGATTCATGCTCTATGTAATCTTCCATATTTTTACATTTATCACATTCAAAGATGATGGCCTGTtgcttagaaaattttcccaaagTACTTTGAGGCCAAATCCGTTTATCTTCATCATCACCGTCCAACAGCGAAATACTAAGAATTGCAATTCTGGTATCCTATTTTACTTTATTTCTTACTTGGATCCCATATTATTTTAACTAGTATCAActtgaatttttaataaaaaaattaaattaaacaaatgtttaatgtttaatttaacCTTGctatttaagaaattaaataaatcttTGAAGATTAAATTGATAGTGTTATTTtacgaaattaattaaaaaacttattcttttttttagtttcttttaGATCTTTGCTTTAGTTAAGCGAGCTTGCCTATGAGTGTGGATTAAAGATTGTTGCAACAAGGCCAATGTATCAAAAGTGAGAATTTGGATATACACTGCAAAATTGGCATGCTTCATTAATATTGCAAAAAGTACCGGTCGGATACAAAGATAATTATAGTTCTCGGGCAACCAAAAGagtagaataataaataaatcagACCTTCCTCTTCCCAGCCTTAAAAACCTCAACATGCCAGTAAACGTTTCAGATTGATGAAAAAATCGATGAACCGCTCTTAATCTGAATATTTCATACCTCTTCTAGCTTCTTACTGCCCCGTGAACCTAAGTTGGGGTGATGCCTGGTCTGTCTTTCCAGTGCCACCAGTTCTTGAATCGTGGTCGGAGCTTCCTCCACCCACCAGGCATCCCGTTTTCGACTGAATCTTTCTCTAGCCAATAGGTGAGCTattcaatttccccctttttatgtGTTGAAACTTAATCATTTCGGGCCCTATTGAGAATTGTTTCACATCCCCAAGAAAATTGCTAATCTCTGATCTGTCGGTGCATGTCGCCTTCAGCTTCTTTATCACCACCGTGGAGTCACCTTCGACCTCCATAGACTAGAAGCCTGTTTCTTGAGCAAATCTGAGGGCTTGGATGCTCGCCAAGGCCTCTGCTATCAACACAACTACTGCATCCCCAGCGTACCAACATC
The Gossypium arboreum isolate Shixiya-1 chromosome 10, ASM2569848v2, whole genome shotgun sequence genome window above contains:
- the LOC108489764 gene encoding sucrose nonfermenting 4-like protein isoform X1, with protein sequence MFASDMNSVREASRVTTAGMMLFPIQFTWPYGGRSVFISGSFNRWAELVPMSQVEGAPNVFQAVCAVSHGCHEYKFLVDGEWRHDERQPHKNGEYGIVNTFEALPVPVEVAQVQPRLDVLNSMEVDTGLTHRISAVTLNQAMPRISEEDVQACRHRISVFLAAHTAYELLPESGKVVALDVNLPVKQAFHILSEQGIALAPLWDNCKGKFVGVLSASDFILILRELGNHGSNLTEEELETHTISAWKEGKAYMNRQVDGHGRPIPKHLIYAGSCDNLKDVTLKILQSGVAIVPVIHSPSEDGSFPQLLHLASLSGILKCLCRYFKHCSDSLPVLQLPIYAMPLGTWVPRIGESSSRPFAMLRPTASLSSALNMLVQARVSSIPIVDDNDSLLDIYSRSDITALAKGRAYTHNLNEMTVYQALQLGQDSNTPYEMRSQRCQMCLRTDTLLKVMEQLANPGVRRLVIVEAGSNRVEGVVSLTDVFRFLLG
- the LOC108489764 gene encoding sucrose nonfermenting 4-like protein isoform X2, producing the protein MMLFPIQFTWPYGGRSVFISGSFNRWAELVPMSQVEGAPNVFQAVCAVSHGCHEYKFLVDGEWRHDERQPHKNGEYGIVNTFEALPVPVEVAQVQPRLDVLNSMEVDTGLTHRISAVTLNQAMPRISEEDVQACRHRISVFLAAHTAYELLPESGKVVALDVNLPVKQAFHILSEQGIALAPLWDNCKGKFVGVLSASDFILILRELGNHGSNLTEEELETHTISAWKEGKAYMNRQVDGHGRPIPKHLIYAGSCDNLKDVTLKILQSGVAIVPVIHSPSEDGSFPQLLHLASLSGILKCLCRYFKHCSDSLPVLQLPIYAMPLGTWVPRIGESSSRPFAMLRPTASLSSALNMLVQARVSSIPIVDDNDSLLDIYSRSDITALAKGRAYTHNLNEMTVYQALQLGQDSNTPYEMRSQRCQMCLRTDTLLKVMEQLANPGVRRLVIVEAGSNRVEGVVSLTDVFRFLLG